A segment of the Leclercia adecarboxylata genome:
ATAATGAACTTCCGGTGTTACCTCCGGATCTGGATAGCATTGAAACCCGTAGTGTACTCAAAGCCTGTATCAGTGCGCGCGCAGCGATTGCTGAGTTAAAAACTGCGGGTGAGTTAATACCCGATCAAAGTTTATTGATTAATATCCTACCGATGCTGGAAGCAAAAGACTCTTCCCGTATAGAGAACATTGTGACCACCAGCGATCGGCTTTTTCAATACGTTGATCGTGCCGAAAATGCCGATCCCGCTACAAAGGAAGCGCTACGCTACCGCACTGCGTTATACGATGGATATCTCCATCTCAACAGCTATCACTTGTGCACCAATACCGCGATAAAAATTTGTACTGCACTACGAGCCGTACAAACCGATATTCGTAAGACGCCGGGTACCGTCTTGCGCGACCAGTACGAGGAGGTGGTTTATACGCCGCCAGTTGGCGAAACAACTATCCGCGATCTCCTGGCTAACTGGGAGCGCTTCCTCCATGCCGAGGATGATGTCGACCCGTTGATCAAAATGGCTATTTCACACTATCAGTTTGAATGCATTCATCCTTTCCCCGACGGTAATGGACGAACGGGACGGATCCTGAATATCCTCTATTTAATTCAGGCAGGATTGTTGTCATTACCCATTCTGTATTTGTCTCGCTTCATCCTCGAAAGACGTAACGATTACTACACCTTATTGCGTAGTGTGACTGCGAATGGGGACTGGCAGGCATGGATCCTTTTTATGCTCGAAGCGATAGAGAATACGGCGAGATGGACAACGAAGAAGATCGCAGTGGTCCGAGCGTTGATGGCGGAGACTACTGACTATGTACGTAAGGAATTACCCAAGATTTATACACACGAACTGGTGAGGGCCCTCTTTGCACAGCCCTATTGTCGGATTGAAAACCTTGTAGAGGCTGGCGTTGCAAAACGGCAGACGGCTTCATCCTACCTCAAGCAATTAGTTGAGATTGGTGTGCTGGAGGAAATGAACGTTGGGCGTGAGAAGTTGTATATCAATACCCGATTATTACTCGAATTAAATCATTAGTATTTTAAAAGGGGTTAGCGAGTTTTTAACCTACAGTCCCTTGTCATCTCCCTGAAATAGTTCTGTCATTTTCACTGCGTAGACTCGCCCACGTCTAAGGCATTGTTAATGAATACAATTATGAACTTAAGCAAAATTTTCCGCCGCTTTACTCCCCGGCAGTTTGGTTTGCTGGCGGGGATCTTCTGCATTATCGGGCTCTTTTCCGCACTGCAAATCTCTTCTTCGGTTTTACTCTCCGTCTCGCTGCGTGATGCCCAGCGCAATGAACAGCGTAACCAGATGGCGTACCTGCAACAGGCGAAGGTCGATCAGGCGCGGATCTCGCTGCTGGCGGCGAGCGATCTGCTTAACCGCGCGGGGGTTTACTTTATGCAGGATAAAGAGACCGGGTCGGACGGGAGCTGGCACAGCCTGATGGATGAGGCGCAGCAGGCGTTACGGGATTCTCAGCAGGCGTGGCAGGCGTGGCAGGCAATGCAGCCGCCGCGGGATGAGGCCCTGCTCACCAGCTATCAGCTGTTCTTCGATGCCATCCGGGAACAGGCCGACGGGCTGGTCAACAGCCAGTCGATCGATGCCTTCTTCGCCGTACCCGCCCAGGCTTTTCAGGCGGACTTTAATGACAACTACGCCCGCTATCAGCAGGCAAGCGCCCAGCGCGCCGCTGAGGGGCGTCAACTGCTGACCGCCAGTCTCTCCAGCCTGCAATTCCTGTTCTTACTGGCTCCGGTGGTCCTGCTGGCCATCGCCGTGGCGGTGTGGTTTGCGATGTCGCGCTGGGTGATCGTGCCGCTGCGTCGCCTTATCGCCCATATCAACATGCTGGCGGCGGGAGATCTGTCCGCGCAGCCACCAGGCGTTAAGCGTTTCAACCGTGAGATCGCGCAGCTTGGCGACAGCGTCGACACCCTCCAGCAGGGCCTGCAGCAGCTGGTGACCCAGGTCAGCGAGGCGACCACCTCGATGGTGACCAATATCGGATCGCTGGTGCAGGGAAATCAAAAGCTGTATCACCAGTCGGCGCGTCAGGCGCAGGAGCTGAAAGAGGTCACTGCACACATTGCCGACCTGGAGACTCACGTCGAGGGCAACAGCGGCTACGCCAGGCTTGCAAGCTCGCGGGCGGACGAGGCGCGGGCGATGGCGGCAGGCGGGGATCGGATGATGGAGACGGTGAATGCCTCGATGGCGGCGATCGTGGAGCGATCTGCCGAGATGCGCGGCATTGTGGCAATCATCGATAACGTGGCGTTTCAGACCAATATTCTGGCGCTGAACGCGGCCATCGAGGCGGCGCATG
Coding sequences within it:
- the fic gene encoding protein adenylyltransferase Fic, which gives rise to MSWDPVVPYNELPVLPPDLDSIETRSVLKACISARAAIAELKTAGELIPDQSLLINILPMLEAKDSSRIENIVTTSDRLFQYVDRAENADPATKEALRYRTALYDGYLHLNSYHLCTNTAIKICTALRAVQTDIRKTPGTVLRDQYEEVVYTPPVGETTIRDLLANWERFLHAEDDVDPLIKMAISHYQFECIHPFPDGNGRTGRILNILYLIQAGLLSLPILYLSRFILERRNDYYTLLRSVTANGDWQAWILFMLEAIENTARWTTKKIAVVRALMAETTDYVRKELPKIYTHELVRALFAQPYCRIENLVEAGVAKRQTASSYLKQLVEIGVLEEMNVGREKLYINTRLLLELNH
- a CDS encoding methyl-accepting chemotaxis protein, giving the protein MNLSKIFRRFTPRQFGLLAGIFCIIGLFSALQISSSVLLSVSLRDAQRNEQRNQMAYLQQAKVDQARISLLAASDLLNRAGVYFMQDKETGSDGSWHSLMDEAQQALRDSQQAWQAWQAMQPPRDEALLTSYQLFFDAIREQADGLVNSQSIDAFFAVPAQAFQADFNDNYARYQQASAQRAAEGRQLLTASLSSLQFLFLLAPVVLLAIAVAVWFAMSRWVIVPLRRLIAHINMLAAGDLSAQPPGVKRFNREIAQLGDSVDTLQQGLQQLVTQVSEATTSMVTNIGSLVQGNQKLYHQSARQAQELKEVTAHIADLETHVEGNSGYARLASSRADEARAMAAGGDRMMETVNASMAAIVERSAEMRGIVAIIDNVAFQTNILALNAAIEAAHAGNQGRGFAVVAREVGLLARKSSHSTQTIQQLINHSLQGIEDGSKAVTRLEDNLQQVIGLVGNLCSLLNEISVATLSQGESIHRMTGQLQALNQVAHQTDILVNTASEASQRLHDESGLLLQAVSRFRLPA